One Glycine max cultivar Williams 82 chromosome 8, Glycine_max_v4.0, whole genome shotgun sequence genomic window, tactaaaaaataatttatatttctagtagaaaaaatgtcaaaaatactAATGACTTATCCAAACAGACTCATTATCATTCATGTcttttaaaagtattaaaatttaaaaaaactcaaaggACAATTATTACACTCTTTATCCAAAGTGActattcttcctttttttttacgtTTAAGCTAATATATATTGAacacataattaataaaaaaaaagtcactaacAATACTATATACTCTTTcaatttctaattataaaattattttcaaaaatttgtttatccatttttataatttctagatatattaacttttttacatatttttatttaattattctatttccaaatattaattataataaattaaatgaatagaaatataaaaaaaataattttaaaataatagatcaaataattaatatatgtaatGCAATTAACTAAATCAGTATTTTTTCCGTGAATGAGTTGAAGTTgttttataattagaaaccaggaagtacatatataatcaatcataaatatgttataatatcaatccttaatttttttcattaattcctaaCATTACATACTTTATCCTTAATTACTTTACTTATATAGTGTTTTGAATTTCCTAATCAAGTGAATCTCTGTCTATAAAAGTAGTTACTACTGGCAGTGGGGTTGGTCAGGGTCTGCTTTGTGTGTCTACTCACACAGCACGAGGGCCAATCAATGGAAAGCCGTGTCCACCTCCCTTGCTCTAACGACGTCGTCGTCCACGTCAACGGCGACTCTGCTCCCGACGCTCGCCGGTTTCACCCAACCAACGATGCATTTCcccctcaacaacaacaacaacagcatcaGGTTGGTTATATATTGTAACTTCAGTTTCAGTTTCACTGACCAGTAAATAGTTTCATGAACAACAATAACTAACATAACATGTTCGATGATGTTGGTGAGGTGCAGGAGCATGGGAAGGAAAGAAGGGGCAGTTTGGTTCTTGCGTACAAGACTCTTGGAGTGGTGTTTGGAGGACTTGTGACATCACCCCTTTACGTGTACCCTTCAATGCCACTCAAGTCTCCTACTGAAGATGACTATCTGGGCATCTACAGCATCATGTTTTGGACTCTTACTCTCATTGGGGTTGTCAAGTACGCCAACGTTGCCATTAGAGCTGATGACCACGGTGAAGGTACTAACTACTGCTATTACTACTActactttctttctctttagaTTCATGTTGGATCATTCAAAATCACGTTGAAATACTAGTTAGCGTAAGTTGAAGTTACGTGTTTACTTGCTTGGTCTCGAAGAATTGATTCTGAGTCAGAACTGACACTGAATCGAAGTAACTTTAGTAGTATTTACTTTGAATTAAAAACTTTATGCTGAATTTTGTTACTAACTTGGTTTTAGAATGAAAACATTCCAACACAAATCACTtcactttaaaatcaatttgaactaaaattaatatgtttggTGACACATTTGTTATTGTTGGACGTGGATCTGCGAAGCAACTAATAGTTGCTTTTGCGTTATATTTGGCATGAATTTCTCATAAATGTCTAGCATGTTTGGAAAGTCATTGAAAATGGAGGAATCAAGTTGGGAATGTGAAAGCTATAACTATTAGCTCCCAAAAATTACATCTGAAATGTGAAACCAAACACGCTAGTGGATCCGCAAAGCGTCCTAGTGTTTGATGTGAATTTCTCTTAAACGTCAGTCTCTGATGCTAAGGCAAACACTTGaatcaatttcattcaaaatcaattttgcaatTCTTCAACCCCAAACCTAAATACACACTTCTACAAATTCGTTACTTTCTATTTCGTGGAATCTGATTCAATCCCCAAATGGCTTATTCACAATGACACTGAATCTGATTCAATCGCAGGTGGGACTTTTGCCTTGTACTCATTGCTTTGTAGGCATGTCAATATTGGGATCCTGCCCTCCAAGCATGTTGGTTTGAACACAACTAAGGACGTCCAAAAGAGTACTTCGCTTGCCAGATTCTTCCAAACAAGCGTGGTTGCTCGTAGGCTCTTGCTCTTTGTTGCTATGTTGGGTACTTGCATGCTTATTGGTGATGGTATACTTACGCCTGCAATTTCAGGTTTGGTGACaggcttttttttcttccttttttgccACCTTTCAGAAAAGTTCGATGCCTTTTTTGTCTCTCTGAAATGGTTTTATTCAACTTtgcttgatttgtttgttttcagTGTTGTCAGCAATGGATGGACTAAGAGCACCTTTTCCTTCAGTTAGCAAAAGTAAGTTTTGGAGTTCGTATTATGGTTTTACTGTGACCCTGAGATTTTTCCGCTTCCATTTATGGAAACTGTCAACCTTATTGAACATGGTTAATTTGAtgcttttgttattttaaacaaCGAAAGgtggcagttttttttttagggagGAATGGAATTTACTAAAGTATGGTATTTATGATGTAATGAATGATTCGTTTCCTAATTAAAAACTTTCCACTTTTAGTTACTTAAGATAATGTTAACAAAAGCCTTAATTTAATCAGATGCAAGCAGCAGAATAAACTAATACTTACATAATTCAAAGACAAAACATATGAATATTGCAGTATAAGAAGAGATATGGAAATATTGTTTATACCCTGTTTGACTTTCATTATCCTATCGGATACTATGTCCTTCACAAAATAGGAGGTGGACTTTCTTGCTCAGTTGCTCTGATTATGTTGAGCTTAAACAAGATGAACTCCTAAGTGTTTAGGGTTACTGTAAACTGCGATTACGTGCTTCTTGAAGTCTATcatgaataatttaatgatttgaGTAACAATTTATATGATGAAGCTGTTTGATAAGTAAAGAAGGTACGTTAAAACTAATAAAACCATCAAAGGAAGCTTTTTTTCCCCTTATCATAAGGCATATTTAGAGTTGGTCTGAGTATACAATTCACTCTTCTGGTTTATAACATTCTAATTTCTGTTTTTTGCATATGCTGCTGCAGCGCTAGTGGAAACACTCTCTGCAATTGTTTTGATCGTTCTGTTCTTGTTGCAAAAGTTTGGCACATCCCGTGTTAGTTTCCTCTTTTCTCCAATAATGGGTGCATGGACGCTGAGTACCCCACTTGTAGGAATTTACAGCATCATACACCATTATCCTAGCATATTTAAGGCTTTATCTCCCCACTATATATTCCGTTTCTTTTGGAGAAATGGAAAATCTGGCTGGCTTTTACTTGGTGGTACTGTCCTTTGCATTACAGGTATGTATCTTATCTCTTTGTACATGATATACTTTGATGGACataaaagtgatgaatttatcTCAGAAGGAACCCTTAGTTTCCCTGTCAAATCATATTATAAGTCCTCGTGCTATATTCTAGTACTTGCAGTAGGTGAAGATTATGGGCTAGATAATGTTGCTACATGAGAATTGTGCAAAAGAGAATCTTGGCACAGTTGTTAGGATTGCACTATTTGGCAAGCCAACATTTTGTATCATGTAATGAATTGCAAATGGGTACATGTATGAAACAGTGCAATTCCATATTGATACTAATTACACAATTctcttcattaattttcttttcattttgctTTTCCTTCAGCAATTGTCATCAGAGAAATTGATAAGTCAAATAAGCTTAAACTGCTAAATGAAAAGGAATGCTACCGAATGCACTCTACTTGATCacttcatttatatgatatatttcTAGGTATTTTCCATTATGTCATGAAtcttacaaattaatataatatacaatTCATAATAAGATTCAATAAATGTAAAACTCATGATTCAAAAATCAGCTTGgtgattcaaaatttgaatcacGATTTGATAACCTTAGGGAGCCACTAGAACATGTCCAAACACTTGATGGTGGGAAGATTCTTTAGAAGAACAAGCTAGTTTATTTGTTGTTCTGACTTCTAATATAAATACATTGATCTCTTAGTTTTAAAGTTTGATTACTTTCAAACGGCATGGGAAGATTCACCTTTCTTTAAATGGATATGCTTACATATCACAGTACATGTTTTTTCTGTATGTGCttaatttcttctctttgaCAGGTTCTGAGGCAATGTTTGCTGATCTTGGTCATTTCAATCAGAAGTCCATTCAGGTTTAATTTTTTGGTCTGTCTTTCAAggtcgtttttttttttccagctggttattatcttatcttcttttcttcttttgttattttggtaaCAGATAGCTTTTCTATTCACAATCTACCCATCTTTAGTTCTGACTTATGCGGGACAGACAGCATACCTGATCAAGCATCCCAATGATCATGATGACGGCTTCTACAAATTTATACCAACTTCAGTTTACTGGCCTATCTTTGTCATTGCCACTTCTGCTGCAGTTGTTGCTAGCCAGTCCTTAATATCAGCTACCTTTTCTGTAATCAAGCAATCTGTAGTGCTGGATTATTTTCCTCGTGTTAAGGTTGTCCACACATCTAATAACAAAGAAGGAGAGGTTTACTCCCCTGAAGTGAACTACATCCTGATGATCCTTTGTGTTGCTGTGATACTTATTTTTGGAGATGGAAAAGATATTGGAAATGCTTTTGGTATGTCTGTTTCTAATGCCATTTGTTTGCTTACATAGCCTTAAATAGTAACCACctgattaagaaaaaagattCCCATTTTATTCACATCATGAACTACTACAACAGTTTTTGGGTCACccgttttgaatttgaaattaatcaaTGATACATTATAGATGATTTTGTGAGTTACAAGTAGGTCTAAGTATAATAAATGGGGGGTAAACAAGCTATTCTGTAATCAATATTCGGGCAGTTTTctcaatcataaattttttatcaactGTAACAGTTTCATATCTCTACAAATAGATATATAGCTTTGGCCATATCATATGGTGGCCTTAGACTTGCTTCTATTTAGTAATTGGAACTATTTAGTATCTACCAGCAGTCTTTGCAATTTTCTGATAGTGGTATAACATTTATTGCAGGTGTTGTTGTGAGCATAGTTATGCTTATCACCACTATATTACTCACATTGGTGATGATCATGATATGGAGGACTCCTGCTATACTGGTTGCCCTAtactttgttgtattttttgtgATGGAAGGGGTTTATGTCAGTGCCGTTTTCACTAAATTTGCTGAAGGTGGATGGATTCCTTTTGCCATATCACTTATCCTTGCTTTCATCATGTTTGGTTGGTTTTATGGTAGACAAAGAAAGATTGATTATGAGTTAACCCACAAGATAACCTTTGAGAGACTTGAAGAGCTTTTAGCTGACCGCAGTGTTCAAAGGGTTCCTGGGCTATGCTTCTTTTATACCAACATTCAAGAAGGCCTAACTCCTATTCTTGGACACTACATAAAGAACATGAAATCCCTTCACAAGGTCACAATATTCACTACTCTTAGATATTTGTTAGTCCCCAAGGTTGCTCCACATGAGAGGATTGTCATCAAGAAATCGAATCTCGAAGGTGTATATTGCTGTGTGATTCAGTATGGCTATGCAGATGCTTTAAATTTAGAAGGAGATCATTTTGTTAATCAAGTCATCACTAGTTTGACACAACATATACAGAACTCTCCTGACAAGCTTTCATCTGATTCTCGAGAGATTGAAGAGACTTCATACTTAGAAGAGGCAAGGTGTGCAGGGGTAGTTCATGTTCGTGGAAAGACAAAATTTTACATTGGCCTGAACTGTGGCTGGTTTGATAAATTTGTGCTTAGATTTTATGAAGTCATGCACAATAACTGTAGATCTGCCTTGCCTGCTCTAGGGGTTCCACCACAACAACGGATTGAAGTTGGAATGCTATACGAGGCTTGAAGATTCAGTAGTTTCACTTGCTCATACATACGAACATTAGAGAgggtaaaaaataaacaagagcAATAGGTttcctgtatcaacaaagatcCTGCAAATAGGCTAAATCATATTCATGTAAACTGCTCAAGTTGTGATTGTTTTGACAGAAACAAAAATAGCAGAATTACTCTTTTCTTATATACACATTTCAGTTTAAGATAATTAACCAAAGTAAAGATTAATCAAGTggataaaaacaattatgttgTTAGTGactattttagttaattattttaaattcaaaaacatttatttgataaaaatgaatCTAATAACATGTTCTATGTGTAGAAACTAGTGCTGCAGTCCTATGAAGAGatttattttcttacaaaaGCCTTAGCATGTTCTTGTGTCAATTtcgttttttgtaaaaattaatgtgttgaAAAAGTTTACCACCCATTTATCCACGAGCAGGTCCAGAGCTTACTCCCTAGTTTAGTCTAGCTTAATTTAGTAATTTTGATACGTCAAAATAGAGTTCGGCTCTTTTCCCGTTAATagtaacaaattattttaatttatggcaGGAATTACGTATAGGATAGGTTattctattttcaaaataacaataCTCTAACATGTGTTGATAGTGATTTATTTACATCATCAATGTAGAcggaaattaattatttgcatCCTCTTTAGTATAAGTGGGGATGAATTACTTTGGCCTAAGTGCAATTGCAAGGCCAAGATAGCTTATGCACAAAGTTGCTTTGCAAAAAAAGTGTTGTTGCTTTGCAAATAAAGTTTGATGAAACATGTAACATGTGGTGCATGAATGATAACATGCTTGAGTGGTATCATATATTTGAGAGATTATGATGCTTAAGACGGCCACAACACAAACAACCGACCGTcaagaataacaaaattttatgcttGACTCAAGATAATATTAGATAATATTCACTTTCATGTAACATTATCTTGACATGAAAGTTAACACGAatcctaataaaattttattattattattttgacttttaatatattttttccttgactttttatgaaatttgaaaACTTGTTTTTATCCTTGACTTTGTAAAATGATATTTAGTTTAAGAGTTTAAT contains:
- the LOC100783944 gene encoding probable potassium transporter 17, producing the protein MESRVHLPCSNDVVVHVNGDSAPDARRFHPTNDAFPPQQQQQQHQEHGKERRGSLVLAYKTLGVVFGGLVTSPLYVYPSMPLKSPTEDDYLGIYSIMFWTLTLIGVVKYANVAIRADDHGEGGTFALYSLLCRHVNIGILPSKHVGLNTTKDVQKSTSLARFFQTSVVARRLLLFVAMLGTCMLIGDGILTPAISVLSAMDGLRAPFPSVSKTLVETLSAIVLIVLFLLQKFGTSRVSFLFSPIMGAWTLSTPLVGIYSIIHHYPSIFKALSPHYIFRFFWRNGKSGWLLLGGTVLCITGSEAMFADLGHFNQKSIQIAFLFTIYPSLVLTYAGQTAYLIKHPNDHDDGFYKFIPTSVYWPIFVIATSAAVVASQSLISATFSVIKQSVVLDYFPRVKVVHTSNNKEGEVYSPEVNYILMILCVAVILIFGDGKDIGNAFGVVVSIVMLITTILLTLVMIMIWRTPAILVALYFVVFFVMEGVYVSAVFTKFAEGGWIPFAISLILAFIMFGWFYGRQRKIDYELTHKITFERLEELLADRSVQRVPGLCFFYTNIQEGLTPILGHYIKNMKSLHKVTIFTTLRYLLVPKVAPHERIVIKKSNLEGVYCCVIQYGYADALNLEGDHFVNQVITSLTQHIQNSPDKLSSDSREIEETSYLEEARCAGVVHVRGKTKFYIGLNCGWFDKFVLRFYEVMHNNCRSALPALGVPPQQRIEVGMLYEA